In Canis lupus familiaris isolate Mischka breed German Shepherd chromosome 23, alternate assembly UU_Cfam_GSD_1.0, whole genome shotgun sequence, the following are encoded in one genomic region:
- the CSRNP1 gene encoding cysteine/serine-rich nuclear protein 1 isoform X3 produces the protein MPRPQSTPGITMTGPLKRKFDQLDEDSSSLCSSSSSLSSPGRRSCSCSPSSSVSLAWDSDEEGPWDHLPLPARDFCDFRSFTPLSILKRAPRKRPGRVAFDGITVFYFPRCQGFTSVPSRGGCTLGMAPRHTACRRFSLAEFTQEQARARREKLRLRLKEEKLEALRWKFAESGVPETEASLPLTVDAIDDASVEEDLAVAVAGGRLEEMTFLQPYPARRRRALLRAAGVRRIDREERRELQALRQSREDCGCRCDRVCDPETCSCSLAGIKCQMDHTAFPCGCCREGCENPKGRVEFNQARVQTHFLHTLTRLQLEQGAESLGELEAPAPGSPASPAEQALAPAFPLAKPPVSSELGENSCSSDMTDSSTASGTSEAPSSATHPALPVPGFQPDVDDDSLARVLSLSDSDLGGEEEEEEEGGVGGLDNLSCFHPADIFGTGDPGGLAGWTHSYSSSSLTSGILDENANLDASFFLNGGLVGLGEGSLPGTSVLPSSDAGQSDSVDLSLSSCDSFELLQALPDYSLGPHYTSRKVSDSLDNLEAPCFPLPAFSPPGDAGACFLESIMGLPDAAAEALTPFVDSQLFEDTAPAPLVGPVPV, from the exons ATGCCCAGACCCCAGAGTACCCCCGGCATCACCATGACTGGGCCACTGAAGAGGAAGTTTGACCAGCTGGATGAGGACTCCTCCtcgctctgctcctcctcctcctctttgtctTCCCCGGGCCGCCGTTCTTGCTCCTGCTCTCCCAGCTCTTCAGTCTCCCTGGCCTGGGACTCGGATGAGGAGGGCCCCTGGGATCACTTGCCCTTGCCTGCCCGTGACTTCTGTGACTTCCGAAGTTTCACGC CCCTGTCCATCCTGAAGAGGGCTCCCCGGAAGCGTCCAGGCCGCGTAGCCTTCGATGGCATCACTGTCTTCTACTTTCCCCGGTGCCAAGGCTTCACCAGCGTGCCCAGCCGAGGTGGCTGCACTCTGGGTATGGCCCCCCGCCACACTGCCTGCCGCCGCTTCTCCTTGGCTGAATTTACACAGGAGCAAGCCCGGGCACGGCGTGAGAAGCTGCGCCTACGCTTGAAGGAGGAGAAGTTGGAGGCTCTACGGTGGAAG TTTGCGGAGTCTGGGGTACCCGAGACGGAGGCGAGCCTGCCACTCACAGTGGACGCCATCGATGACGCCTCTGTAGAAGAGGACCTGGCTGTGGCCGTGGCAGGTGGCCGATTGGAGGAAATGACCTTCCTACAGCCCTACCCGGCCCGGCGGCGACGGGCTCTGCTGCGGGCTGCTGGTGTGCGGAGGATTGATCGCGAGGAGAGGCGGGAGCTGCAGGCCCTACGCCAGTCCCGGGAGGACTGCGGCTGTCGCTGTGATCGGGTCTGTGACCCTGAGACCTGCAGCTGCAGTCTGGCAGGCATCAAGTGCCAG ATGGACCACACTGCGTTCCCTTGCGGCTGCTGCAGGGAGGGCTGCGAGAACCCCAAGGGCCGCGTGGAATTCAATCAGGCCCGGGTGCAGACTCACTTCCTGCACACGCTTACCCGCCTGCAGCTGGAGCAGGGGGCTGAGAGCCTGGGGGAGCTAGAGGCTCCTGCCCCGGGCAGCCCAGCCAGCCCCGCTGAGCAGGCCCTGGCTCCTGCTTTTCCTCTGGCCAAGCCCCCTGTGAGCAGTGAGCTGGGCGAGAACAGCTGTAGCAGCGACATGACCGACTCGTCCACAGCTTCGGGTACAAGTGAGGCCCCCAGCAGCGCCACGCacccagccctgcctgtccctggcTTCCAGCCTGACGTGGATGATGACAGCCTGGCCCGGGTCCTGAGTCTCAGTGACTCTGACctaggaggagaggaggaggaggaagaggaagggggggtggggggcctcgACAACCTCAGCTGTTTCCACCCCGCTGATATCTTTGGTACTGGTGACCCTGGTGGCCTGGCCGGCTGGACCCACAGCTATTCCAGCTCTAGCCTCACGTCGGGCATCCTGGATGAAAATGCCAACCTGGATGCCAGCTTCTTCCTAAACGGGGGCCTTGTGGGGTTGGGAGAAGGAAGCCTCCCTGGCACCTCGGTGCTGCCCAGCTCGGACGCTGGCCAGAGCGACTCTGTGGACCTCAGCTTGTCTTCCTGTGACTCCTTCGAGCTGCTCCAGGCCCTGCCGGACTATAGTCTGGGGCCTCACTACACCTCCCGGAAGGTGTCTGACAGCCTGGACAACCTCGAGGCACCCTGCTTCCCCTTGCCTGCCTTTTCTCCACCAGGGGACGCTGGCGCTTGCTTCCTGGAGTCCATCATGGGCCTGCCTGATGCAGCTGCCGAGGCCCTGACTCCCTTTGTGGACAGCCAGCTGTTTGAGGATACTGCCCCCGCGCCTCTGGTGGGGCCAGTGCCTGTGTGA
- the CSRNP1 gene encoding cysteine/serine-rich nuclear protein 1 isoform X2 produces the protein MSEARPRLPMPRPQSTPGITMTGPLKRKFDQLDEDSSSLCSSSSSLSSPGRRSCSCSPSSSVSLAWDSDEEGPWDHLPLPARDFCDFRSFTPLSILKRAPRKRPGRVAFDGITVFYFPRCQGFTSVPSRGGCTLGMAPRHTACRRFSLAEFTQEQARARREKLRLRLKEEKLEALRWKFAESGVPETEASLPLTVDAIDDASVEEDLAVAVAGGRLEEMTFLQPYPARRRRALLRAAGVRRIDREERRELQALRQSREDCGCRCDRVCDPETCSCSLAGIKCQMDHTAFPCGCCREGCENPKGRVEFNQARVQTHFLHTLTRLQLEQGAESLGELEAPAPGSPASPAEQALAPAFPLAKPPVSSELGENSCSSDMTDSSTASGTSEAPSSATHPALPVPGFQPDVDDDSLARVLSLSDSDLGGEEEEEEEGGVGGLDNLSCFHPADIFGTGDPGGLAGWTHSYSSSSLTSGILDENANLDASFFLNGGLVGLGEGSLPGTSVLPSSDAGQSDSVDLSLSSCDSFELLQALPDYSLGPHYTSRKVSDSLDNLEAPCFPLPAFSPPGDAGACFLESIMGLPDAAAEALTPFVDSQLFEDTAPAPLVGPVPV, from the exons ATGAGCGAGGCCAGGCCGAG GCTGCCAATGCCCAGACCCCAGAGTACCCCCGGCATCACCATGACTGGGCCACTGAAGAGGAAGTTTGACCAGCTGGATGAGGACTCCTCCtcgctctgctcctcctcctcctctttgtctTCCCCGGGCCGCCGTTCTTGCTCCTGCTCTCCCAGCTCTTCAGTCTCCCTGGCCTGGGACTCGGATGAGGAGGGCCCCTGGGATCACTTGCCCTTGCCTGCCCGTGACTTCTGTGACTTCCGAAGTTTCACGC CCCTGTCCATCCTGAAGAGGGCTCCCCGGAAGCGTCCAGGCCGCGTAGCCTTCGATGGCATCACTGTCTTCTACTTTCCCCGGTGCCAAGGCTTCACCAGCGTGCCCAGCCGAGGTGGCTGCACTCTGGGTATGGCCCCCCGCCACACTGCCTGCCGCCGCTTCTCCTTGGCTGAATTTACACAGGAGCAAGCCCGGGCACGGCGTGAGAAGCTGCGCCTACGCTTGAAGGAGGAGAAGTTGGAGGCTCTACGGTGGAAG TTTGCGGAGTCTGGGGTACCCGAGACGGAGGCGAGCCTGCCACTCACAGTGGACGCCATCGATGACGCCTCTGTAGAAGAGGACCTGGCTGTGGCCGTGGCAGGTGGCCGATTGGAGGAAATGACCTTCCTACAGCCCTACCCGGCCCGGCGGCGACGGGCTCTGCTGCGGGCTGCTGGTGTGCGGAGGATTGATCGCGAGGAGAGGCGGGAGCTGCAGGCCCTACGCCAGTCCCGGGAGGACTGCGGCTGTCGCTGTGATCGGGTCTGTGACCCTGAGACCTGCAGCTGCAGTCTGGCAGGCATCAAGTGCCAG ATGGACCACACTGCGTTCCCTTGCGGCTGCTGCAGGGAGGGCTGCGAGAACCCCAAGGGCCGCGTGGAATTCAATCAGGCCCGGGTGCAGACTCACTTCCTGCACACGCTTACCCGCCTGCAGCTGGAGCAGGGGGCTGAGAGCCTGGGGGAGCTAGAGGCTCCTGCCCCGGGCAGCCCAGCCAGCCCCGCTGAGCAGGCCCTGGCTCCTGCTTTTCCTCTGGCCAAGCCCCCTGTGAGCAGTGAGCTGGGCGAGAACAGCTGTAGCAGCGACATGACCGACTCGTCCACAGCTTCGGGTACAAGTGAGGCCCCCAGCAGCGCCACGCacccagccctgcctgtccctggcTTCCAGCCTGACGTGGATGATGACAGCCTGGCCCGGGTCCTGAGTCTCAGTGACTCTGACctaggaggagaggaggaggaggaagaggaagggggggtggggggcctcgACAACCTCAGCTGTTTCCACCCCGCTGATATCTTTGGTACTGGTGACCCTGGTGGCCTGGCCGGCTGGACCCACAGCTATTCCAGCTCTAGCCTCACGTCGGGCATCCTGGATGAAAATGCCAACCTGGATGCCAGCTTCTTCCTAAACGGGGGCCTTGTGGGGTTGGGAGAAGGAAGCCTCCCTGGCACCTCGGTGCTGCCCAGCTCGGACGCTGGCCAGAGCGACTCTGTGGACCTCAGCTTGTCTTCCTGTGACTCCTTCGAGCTGCTCCAGGCCCTGCCGGACTATAGTCTGGGGCCTCACTACACCTCCCGGAAGGTGTCTGACAGCCTGGACAACCTCGAGGCACCCTGCTTCCCCTTGCCTGCCTTTTCTCCACCAGGGGACGCTGGCGCTTGCTTCCTGGAGTCCATCATGGGCCTGCCTGATGCAGCTGCCGAGGCCCTGACTCCCTTTGTGGACAGCCAGCTGTTTGAGGATACTGCCCCCGCGCCTCTGGTGGGGCCAGTGCCTGTGTGA
- the CSRNP1 gene encoding cysteine/serine-rich nuclear protein 1 isoform X1: MSEARPRSVSPSVGLGLPMPRPQSTPGITMTGPLKRKFDQLDEDSSSLCSSSSSLSSPGRRSCSCSPSSSVSLAWDSDEEGPWDHLPLPARDFCDFRSFTPLSILKRAPRKRPGRVAFDGITVFYFPRCQGFTSVPSRGGCTLGMAPRHTACRRFSLAEFTQEQARARREKLRLRLKEEKLEALRWKFAESGVPETEASLPLTVDAIDDASVEEDLAVAVAGGRLEEMTFLQPYPARRRRALLRAAGVRRIDREERRELQALRQSREDCGCRCDRVCDPETCSCSLAGIKCQMDHTAFPCGCCREGCENPKGRVEFNQARVQTHFLHTLTRLQLEQGAESLGELEAPAPGSPASPAEQALAPAFPLAKPPVSSELGENSCSSDMTDSSTASGTSEAPSSATHPALPVPGFQPDVDDDSLARVLSLSDSDLGGEEEEEEEGGVGGLDNLSCFHPADIFGTGDPGGLAGWTHSYSSSSLTSGILDENANLDASFFLNGGLVGLGEGSLPGTSVLPSSDAGQSDSVDLSLSSCDSFELLQALPDYSLGPHYTSRKVSDSLDNLEAPCFPLPAFSPPGDAGACFLESIMGLPDAAAEALTPFVDSQLFEDTAPAPLVGPVPV; encoded by the exons ATGAGCGAGGCCAGGCCGAGGTCTGTCAGTCCATCTGTTGGTCTGGG GCTGCCAATGCCCAGACCCCAGAGTACCCCCGGCATCACCATGACTGGGCCACTGAAGAGGAAGTTTGACCAGCTGGATGAGGACTCCTCCtcgctctgctcctcctcctcctctttgtctTCCCCGGGCCGCCGTTCTTGCTCCTGCTCTCCCAGCTCTTCAGTCTCCCTGGCCTGGGACTCGGATGAGGAGGGCCCCTGGGATCACTTGCCCTTGCCTGCCCGTGACTTCTGTGACTTCCGAAGTTTCACGC CCCTGTCCATCCTGAAGAGGGCTCCCCGGAAGCGTCCAGGCCGCGTAGCCTTCGATGGCATCACTGTCTTCTACTTTCCCCGGTGCCAAGGCTTCACCAGCGTGCCCAGCCGAGGTGGCTGCACTCTGGGTATGGCCCCCCGCCACACTGCCTGCCGCCGCTTCTCCTTGGCTGAATTTACACAGGAGCAAGCCCGGGCACGGCGTGAGAAGCTGCGCCTACGCTTGAAGGAGGAGAAGTTGGAGGCTCTACGGTGGAAG TTTGCGGAGTCTGGGGTACCCGAGACGGAGGCGAGCCTGCCACTCACAGTGGACGCCATCGATGACGCCTCTGTAGAAGAGGACCTGGCTGTGGCCGTGGCAGGTGGCCGATTGGAGGAAATGACCTTCCTACAGCCCTACCCGGCCCGGCGGCGACGGGCTCTGCTGCGGGCTGCTGGTGTGCGGAGGATTGATCGCGAGGAGAGGCGGGAGCTGCAGGCCCTACGCCAGTCCCGGGAGGACTGCGGCTGTCGCTGTGATCGGGTCTGTGACCCTGAGACCTGCAGCTGCAGTCTGGCAGGCATCAAGTGCCAG ATGGACCACACTGCGTTCCCTTGCGGCTGCTGCAGGGAGGGCTGCGAGAACCCCAAGGGCCGCGTGGAATTCAATCAGGCCCGGGTGCAGACTCACTTCCTGCACACGCTTACCCGCCTGCAGCTGGAGCAGGGGGCTGAGAGCCTGGGGGAGCTAGAGGCTCCTGCCCCGGGCAGCCCAGCCAGCCCCGCTGAGCAGGCCCTGGCTCCTGCTTTTCCTCTGGCCAAGCCCCCTGTGAGCAGTGAGCTGGGCGAGAACAGCTGTAGCAGCGACATGACCGACTCGTCCACAGCTTCGGGTACAAGTGAGGCCCCCAGCAGCGCCACGCacccagccctgcctgtccctggcTTCCAGCCTGACGTGGATGATGACAGCCTGGCCCGGGTCCTGAGTCTCAGTGACTCTGACctaggaggagaggaggaggaggaagaggaagggggggtggggggcctcgACAACCTCAGCTGTTTCCACCCCGCTGATATCTTTGGTACTGGTGACCCTGGTGGCCTGGCCGGCTGGACCCACAGCTATTCCAGCTCTAGCCTCACGTCGGGCATCCTGGATGAAAATGCCAACCTGGATGCCAGCTTCTTCCTAAACGGGGGCCTTGTGGGGTTGGGAGAAGGAAGCCTCCCTGGCACCTCGGTGCTGCCCAGCTCGGACGCTGGCCAGAGCGACTCTGTGGACCTCAGCTTGTCTTCCTGTGACTCCTTCGAGCTGCTCCAGGCCCTGCCGGACTATAGTCTGGGGCCTCACTACACCTCCCGGAAGGTGTCTGACAGCCTGGACAACCTCGAGGCACCCTGCTTCCCCTTGCCTGCCTTTTCTCCACCAGGGGACGCTGGCGCTTGCTTCCTGGAGTCCATCATGGGCCTGCCTGATGCAGCTGCCGAGGCCCTGACTCCCTTTGTGGACAGCCAGCTGTTTGAGGATACTGCCCCCGCGCCTCTGGTGGGGCCAGTGCCTGTGTGA